One genomic window of Medicago truncatula cultivar Jemalong A17 chromosome 1, MtrunA17r5.0-ANR, whole genome shotgun sequence includes the following:
- the LOC25484976 gene encoding exocyst complex component SEC5A isoform X2: MRETRTAPVAQKFIAPKFEKKSSALAKKGLTYLQSFPRGMECVDPLGLGIIDNRTLKLITESSDSSPKTDKDADSNLREKLLYFSENFDAKLFLSRIHCNTSAADLEAGALALKTDYKSRTEQRKQLVKDNFDCFVSCKTTIDDIESKLRRIEDDPEGSGTSHLFNIIQGVSSQANRALKPLFERQAQAEKIRTVQGMLQRFRTLFNLPSTIRGSISKGEYDLAVREYKKAKSIALPSHIQVGILKRVLEEVEKVMNEFKSMLFMSMEDPNIDITNLENTVRLLLDLEPESDPVWHYLNIQNQRIRGLLEQCTLDHEARMENLRNELHEKALSDARWKQIQEELSESSDINNSYPAVQSHSVDLTGEEVDGLRGRYIRRLTAVIIHHIPAFWKVALSVFSGKFAKSSQVPTDSNSNSSANKVEEKAGDVKYSSHSLDEVSAMICSTISLYGVKVTNIFHDLEESNVLRSYMSDAIEDISKACAALEMKEAAPPVAVAALRTLQPEIIRIYVLRLCSWMRASVEEVSKDVSWVIVSILERNKSPYAISYLPLTFRSAVSSAMDQINLMLRSLRSEATKSEDTFIQLQEIQESVRLAFLNCFLDFAGNLERIGIELGQHSSHREGSHFPNGYTLEVEENAPSDLGGGVTDPHQQLLIVLSNIGYCKDELSYELYDKYRHIWQHSRGKDEGNSDVQDLVICFSGLEEKVLEQYTFAKATLIRSAATSYLLNSGIQWGAAPAVKGVRDAAVELLHTLVAVHAEVFAGAKPLLDKTLGILVEGLIDTFISIFHENESTDLRSLDTNGFCQLMLELEYFETVLNPYFTSDARDSLKSLQGLLLEKATESVIEAVDNPGHNRRATRGSEDALADDKQGTTVSPDELISLAQQHSSEFLQSELERTRINTACFAESIPLDSVPEPAKSAYSPYKNSMDSPSRSSSRGTYNTGSSNFSRHRY; encoded by the exons ATGAGGGAAACAAGGACAGCACCTGTGGCTCAAAAATTTATAGctccaaaatttgaaaaaaaaagttctgcATTGGCTAAAAAGGGGCTTACCTACTTACAGTCATTCCCTCGTGGCATGGAATGCGTTGATCCACTAGGTTTGGG GATCATTGACAACAGAACACTAAAGTTGATCACCGAGTCTTCAGACAGTTCTCCCAAGACTGACAAGGATGCTGATAGCAACCTACGTG AGAAATTGCTTTATTTTTCGGAGAACTTTGATGCAAAATTGTTCTTATCACGGATACACTGTAATACAAGTGCTGCTGACCTGGAGGCTGGTGCGCTGGCTTTGAAAACCGATTATAAAAGTCGTACTGAGCAGAGAAAGCAGTTGGTTAAGGACAACTTTGACTGTTTTGTCTCTTGTAAAACCACAATCGACG ATATTGAGTCAAAGTTAAGACGAATTGAGGATGACCCTGAAGGGTCTGGGACTTCCcatttgtttaatattattcAAGGAGTTAGTTCGCAGGCTAATCGTGCCTTGAAGCCTTTATTCGAACGCCAG GCTCAAGCAGAAAAAATTAGGACTGTCCAAGGAATGCTACAGAGGTTCCGTACACTTTTCAACCTACCAAGTACTATCCGTGGCAGCATTAGCAAGGGTGAATATGATTTGGCTGTCAGGGAGTACAAGAAGGCCAAGTCAATTGCTCTTCCCTCTCAT ATTCAGGTAGGTATCCTGAAACGTGTTCTTGAAGAGGTCGAAAAAGTAATGAATGAGTTCAAGTCTATGCTTTTCATGTCTATGGAAGATCCGAACATAGATATAACAAAT CTTGAGAATACAGTGAGGTTATTATTGGATTTGGAGCCAGAGTCGGACCCAGTATGGCATTATTTGAATATACAG AATCAGAGAATACGTGGCTTACTTGAGCAGTGTACATTAGACCACGAGGCCAGAATGGAAAATTTGCGTAACGAGTTGCATGAAAAGGCTCTTTCTGATGCCAGATGGAAGCAGATTCAAGAAGAATTGAGCGAATCT TCAGATATCAACAACTCCTATCCTGCGGTCCAGTCTCATTCAGTAGATCTAACTGGTGAAGAGGTGGATGGTCTAAGAGGAAGGTATATCCGTAGATTGACCGCTGTAATCATCCATCATATACCAGCCTTCTGGAAGGTTGCACTCTCCGTTTTCAGTGGAAAGTTTGCTAAG TCTTCTCAAGTTCCCACAGATTCAAATTCGAATAGTTCTGCAaataaagttgaagaaaaagcTGGAGATGTTAAATACTCAAGCCATTCCCTTGATGAAGTTTCCGCAATGATATGCAGCACAATATCACTGTATGGAGTCAAG GTTACTAACATATTTCATGATCTAGAGGAATCAAATGTCCTCCGGTCCTACATGAGTGATGCCATTGAAGATATATCTAAAGCATGTGCAGCTTTGGAAATGAAGGAAGCAGCTCCTCCGGTTGCAG TTGCTGCTTTACGAACACTGCAACCAGAGATTATAAGGATTTATGTTCTAAGGCTTTGCTCTTGGATGCGAGCATCAGTTGAAGAGGTGTCGAAGGATGTGTCATGGGTTATTGTTTCAATTCTTGAAAGGAACAAATCCCCATATGCAATCTCTTACCTGCCTTTAACATTCCGCTCAGCTGTATCTTCCGCAATGGATCAGATCAATTT GATGCTTCGATCCTTAAGGAGTGAGGCAACAAAATCAGAAGATACATTCATCCAACTTCAAGAAATTCAAGAATCTGTCAGACTTGCATTTTTAAACTGTTTCCTGGATTTTGCTG GTAATTTAGAGCGTATTGGAATTGAACTTGGCCAACATAGCTCACACAGAGAAGGTTCCCATTTCCCTAATGGATATACACTTGAAGTAGAAGAAAATGCACCTTCTGATCTTGGAGGAGGCGTTACTGATCCCCATCAACAGTTATTGATTGTACTAAGCAATATTGGATATTGCAAAGATGAACTTTCTTATGAGCTGTATGACAAATACCGGCATATCTGGCAGCATTCCAG GGGGAAGGATGAAGGAAACAGTGATGTACAAGATCTTGTGATTTGTTTCTCAGGGCTCGAAGAGAAGGTCCTTGAACAATATACTTTTGCAAAG GCAACCTTGATCAGATCTGCTGCAACGAGTTATCTGTTGAATTCTGGCATTCAATGGGGTGCAGCACCCGCAGTTAAA GGTGTCCGCGATGCAGCAGTAGAGTTGCTGCACACATTGGTAGCCGTTCATGCAGAG GTTTTTGCTGGTGCTAAACCTCTCTTGGATAAAACACTTGGCATTCTCGTGGAAGGCTTGATTGACACATTCATCAGCATTTTTCACGAAAATGAAAGTACAGATCTTAGATCACTGGATACAAATGGATTCTGTCAACTCATGCTTGAG CTTGAGTACTTCGAGACTGTATTAAATCCATATTTCACATCCGATGCAAGAGATTCCTTGAAGTCTTTACAAGGACTACTTTTGGAAAAAGCCACTGAGAGTGTGATTGAGGCTGTCGACAATCCAGGACATAATCGTCGGGCAACTCGCGGTAGTGAAGATGCACTTGCTGATGATAAACAAGGAACAACTGTGTCACCAGACGAGTTAATT TCTCTTGCACAGCAGCACAGCTCGGAGTTCCTTCAATCAGAACTTGAGCGGACACGCATTAATACGGCATGCTTTGCAGAATCCATTCCTTTGGACTCTGTGCCAGAACCGGCCAAATCTGCCTACTCTCCCTACAAGAACTCAATGGATTCTCCAAGCAGATCATCCTCCAGAGGTACATATAATACTGGATCCTCAAATTTTTCACGGCATAGATATTGA
- the LOC25484976 gene encoding exocyst complex component SEC5A isoform X3, with protein sequence MLIATYVFLWCNHTEKLLYFSENFDAKLFLSRIHCNTSAADLEAGALALKTDYKSRTEQRKQLVKDNFDCFVSCKTTIDDIESKLRRIEDDPEGSGTSHLFNIIQGVSSQANRALKPLFERQAQAEKIRTVQGMLQRFRTLFNLPSTIRGSISKGEYDLAVREYKKAKSIALPSHIQVGILKRVLEEVEKVMNEFKSMLFMSMEDPNIDITNLENTVRLLLDLEPESDPVWHYLNIQNQRIRGLLEQCTLDHEARMENLRNELHEKALSDARWKQIQEELSESSDINNSYPAVQSHSVDLTGEEVDGLRGRYIRRLTAVIIHHIPAFWKVALSVFSGKFAKSSQVPTDSNSNSSANKVEEKAGDVKYSSHSLDEVSAMICSTISLYGVKVTNIFHDLEESNVLRSYMSDAIEDISKACAALEMKEAAPPVAVAALRTLQPEIIRIYVLRLCSWMRASVEEVSKDVSWVIVSILERNKSPYAISYLPLTFRSAVSSAMDQINLMLRSLRSEATKSEDTFIQLQEIQESVRLAFLNCFLDFAGNLERIGIELGQHSSHREGSHFPNGYTLEVEENAPSDLGGGVTDPHQQLLIVLSNIGYCKDELSYELYDKYRHIWQHSRGKDEGNSDVQDLVICFSGLEEKVLEQYTFAKATLIRSAATSYLLNSGIQWGAAPAVKGVRDAAVELLHTLVAVHAEVFAGAKPLLDKTLGILVEGLIDTFISIFHENESTDLRSLDTNGFCQLMLELEYFETVLNPYFTSDARDSLKSLQGLLLEKATESVIEAVDNPGHNRRATRGSEDALADDKQGTTVSPDELISLAQQHSSEFLQSELERTRINTACFAESIPLDSVPEPAKSAYSPYKNSMDSPSRSSSRGTYNTGSSNFSRHRY encoded by the exons ATGCTGATAGCAACCTACGTG TTTCTTTGGTGCAACCATACAGAGAAATTGCTTTATTTTTCGGAGAACTTTGATGCAAAATTGTTCTTATCACGGATACACTGTAATACAAGTGCTGCTGACCTGGAGGCTGGTGCGCTGGCTTTGAAAACCGATTATAAAAGTCGTACTGAGCAGAGAAAGCAGTTGGTTAAGGACAACTTTGACTGTTTTGTCTCTTGTAAAACCACAATCGACG ATATTGAGTCAAAGTTAAGACGAATTGAGGATGACCCTGAAGGGTCTGGGACTTCCcatttgtttaatattattcAAGGAGTTAGTTCGCAGGCTAATCGTGCCTTGAAGCCTTTATTCGAACGCCAG GCTCAAGCAGAAAAAATTAGGACTGTCCAAGGAATGCTACAGAGGTTCCGTACACTTTTCAACCTACCAAGTACTATCCGTGGCAGCATTAGCAAGGGTGAATATGATTTGGCTGTCAGGGAGTACAAGAAGGCCAAGTCAATTGCTCTTCCCTCTCAT ATTCAGGTAGGTATCCTGAAACGTGTTCTTGAAGAGGTCGAAAAAGTAATGAATGAGTTCAAGTCTATGCTTTTCATGTCTATGGAAGATCCGAACATAGATATAACAAAT CTTGAGAATACAGTGAGGTTATTATTGGATTTGGAGCCAGAGTCGGACCCAGTATGGCATTATTTGAATATACAG AATCAGAGAATACGTGGCTTACTTGAGCAGTGTACATTAGACCACGAGGCCAGAATGGAAAATTTGCGTAACGAGTTGCATGAAAAGGCTCTTTCTGATGCCAGATGGAAGCAGATTCAAGAAGAATTGAGCGAATCT TCAGATATCAACAACTCCTATCCTGCGGTCCAGTCTCATTCAGTAGATCTAACTGGTGAAGAGGTGGATGGTCTAAGAGGAAGGTATATCCGTAGATTGACCGCTGTAATCATCCATCATATACCAGCCTTCTGGAAGGTTGCACTCTCCGTTTTCAGTGGAAAGTTTGCTAAG TCTTCTCAAGTTCCCACAGATTCAAATTCGAATAGTTCTGCAaataaagttgaagaaaaagcTGGAGATGTTAAATACTCAAGCCATTCCCTTGATGAAGTTTCCGCAATGATATGCAGCACAATATCACTGTATGGAGTCAAG GTTACTAACATATTTCATGATCTAGAGGAATCAAATGTCCTCCGGTCCTACATGAGTGATGCCATTGAAGATATATCTAAAGCATGTGCAGCTTTGGAAATGAAGGAAGCAGCTCCTCCGGTTGCAG TTGCTGCTTTACGAACACTGCAACCAGAGATTATAAGGATTTATGTTCTAAGGCTTTGCTCTTGGATGCGAGCATCAGTTGAAGAGGTGTCGAAGGATGTGTCATGGGTTATTGTTTCAATTCTTGAAAGGAACAAATCCCCATATGCAATCTCTTACCTGCCTTTAACATTCCGCTCAGCTGTATCTTCCGCAATGGATCAGATCAATTT GATGCTTCGATCCTTAAGGAGTGAGGCAACAAAATCAGAAGATACATTCATCCAACTTCAAGAAATTCAAGAATCTGTCAGACTTGCATTTTTAAACTGTTTCCTGGATTTTGCTG GTAATTTAGAGCGTATTGGAATTGAACTTGGCCAACATAGCTCACACAGAGAAGGTTCCCATTTCCCTAATGGATATACACTTGAAGTAGAAGAAAATGCACCTTCTGATCTTGGAGGAGGCGTTACTGATCCCCATCAACAGTTATTGATTGTACTAAGCAATATTGGATATTGCAAAGATGAACTTTCTTATGAGCTGTATGACAAATACCGGCATATCTGGCAGCATTCCAG GGGGAAGGATGAAGGAAACAGTGATGTACAAGATCTTGTGATTTGTTTCTCAGGGCTCGAAGAGAAGGTCCTTGAACAATATACTTTTGCAAAG GCAACCTTGATCAGATCTGCTGCAACGAGTTATCTGTTGAATTCTGGCATTCAATGGGGTGCAGCACCCGCAGTTAAA GGTGTCCGCGATGCAGCAGTAGAGTTGCTGCACACATTGGTAGCCGTTCATGCAGAG GTTTTTGCTGGTGCTAAACCTCTCTTGGATAAAACACTTGGCATTCTCGTGGAAGGCTTGATTGACACATTCATCAGCATTTTTCACGAAAATGAAAGTACAGATCTTAGATCACTGGATACAAATGGATTCTGTCAACTCATGCTTGAG CTTGAGTACTTCGAGACTGTATTAAATCCATATTTCACATCCGATGCAAGAGATTCCTTGAAGTCTTTACAAGGACTACTTTTGGAAAAAGCCACTGAGAGTGTGATTGAGGCTGTCGACAATCCAGGACATAATCGTCGGGCAACTCGCGGTAGTGAAGATGCACTTGCTGATGATAAACAAGGAACAACTGTGTCACCAGACGAGTTAATT TCTCTTGCACAGCAGCACAGCTCGGAGTTCCTTCAATCAGAACTTGAGCGGACACGCATTAATACGGCATGCTTTGCAGAATCCATTCCTTTGGACTCTGTGCCAGAACCGGCCAAATCTGCCTACTCTCCCTACAAGAACTCAATGGATTCTCCAAGCAGATCATCCTCCAGAGGTACATATAATACTGGATCCTCAAATTTTTCACGGCATAGATATTGA